AGCGACGCTATTGAACGCCTTGCTGAGTACAGCTGCTACCTCATCCTCCCCCATCTCAAATGGCGTGGAGAAGGGCGTAGGAGTGGAGCCTCCAACACCCACAAACACCAAGCCGTTTACCTCGACGACGCGTCCGTGGACGTTAAATGTGTTACTAGGCCCAGTATAGTCAGCCAAGCTTCTTGCATCACAATTGCCTGGCACCCAGACCACTGGGGCTCCCTGTGCAGCAAGAATCTCCAGCACCCTAGCAGCCTCCTCGACCGAGCCACAACGGGCCAGGTCACCAGCCAGGACTACTATGTCACGCTCGATTGCTGCAAGCTTCTCCAGCTTCTTAAAGGCCGCATGCACATCGGATATTATGAGTAGGCGCAGCATAGCAGCCCAACCCCCTCTGGCGGTTAGCCACGAGCCCGGAGACTATGGTATGGATCTTATAGTCTCATATGCTCTGACAATATCCTTCTTGGTTATTATCCCGATAAGCTTCATGGACTCGTAGTTCTCTACAACAGGTAGCCTGCCGATACCGTAGCGTAGCATTTTCCTAAGCGCATCTGCTAGCGAGTCGTCGGGCAGAACTGCGATGACGCTTCTAGTCATAGCTTCTTTGACCTTTACTTTTCCGAGTTCACTATGCCGATAGCGTAGGACGTCACTCAGAGTTATCATGCCAACAACTCTACCGTCAACAACTACAGGGAATCCTGTATGGTGTGTCTCGGCTGTTAGCTCTATTACACGCTTCAATGGATCGTCGGGCCTCACCACGACAACGCTTCTCGTCATTATATCACGGACCTTGATCTGCCTTAGCAGCCTTTCACCCAGCTCTCGTAGGAAGTAGGGAGAGTCGGCACGCGTGTTAACCTGCTTCTCGTATATCGAGTCCTGGCCAGAGACGACATAGGAGAGTGTTACAGCTACGACCGATGGCACTATTAGCTCGTAGCCTCTTGTTATCTCGGAGACTATTATGATCGATGTAAAGGGCACCTTGCCAGCAGCAGCAAAGAACGCAGCCATGCCGACCACGGAGAACGATGCTATCGTGGCTGGATTGTCCGTGTATAGTTGCGCGAATGCAGCTCCGAGCATACCGCCTATGAAGAGTGAGGGGGCAAACACTCCTCCAGAGCCACCAGAAGCTATGCTAAACGCATTGGTGAGCATCTTGCCTATTATCGCAGCTACAATAACTGGTAAAGCTAGCTTGCCTAGCAATGCTCTTTCGAGAAACGGATAGCCTTGGCCTAGTGTATGGGGCAATAGCAGCCCTATAAACCCGGCTACAAGCCCGCCAAGAGCCGGCTTCAACATGACAGGTATTGGCAGCACCTTGAAGGCGTCACGTATTTCGTAGAAGAGCCTAACGTATACTTTTGCAACGAGACCTGCAACTATACCGAGAACCGCATAGAGGACTAGTTCGAGAGAGCTTTGGAGTCCGACCTCGGGAAGCCATAGGAGCCGCCCCGACCCGAGAATTGTAACCGAGGCCACGTAGGCTACTATGGATGCCACTCCCAGGGGAAGAATAGCTTCTACCTCCATGTCACGCTTATAGGGTACCTCTAGAGCGAACAGCATTGCACCTAGTGGAGCCCGGAAAACGGCACTAATTCCACCTGCAACACCTGCAAGGACTAATAGGCGACGCTCATTCCTCGTAAGATGGAGTATGTCTGCCAATACACTGCCGAATCCAGCCCCTATGAGCGCTATTGGACCCTCCTTCCCTGCACTCCCACCAAGGCCTATGAGGGCCGAGGATGCAGCAAGCTTAACCAGTGGCACCCGTGGCCTTATAAACGCGCCACGCCAATGGAACGCCTCCAGCACCGAGTCCGTGCCATGACCCTCTGCTTCAGGTGCAAACATGTATGTCAGCAAGCCGGAGGCTAGCCCGCCAAGGGCCACCAGTAACGGCAGTACCAGTGATGGCTCCGAAACCTCACCCTTTATGAGGTCTATACCACTATATTCCGCGAATAGCTCTGCTATAACCTCGATACCAACCGTTAAGAGTGTACCCGCAAGCCCTGAGACTACGCCGACAAGTGTACCTAGCATAACCCACTTTTCGAGTGAGGGTATACGAAGCCTCCTCATGTCTCTAGTCGAGCCTCCACCTCCGCCAGCTTGTTTGAAAGCTCCTTGCCGCGCCCTCTCTGGCCAGCCAGGTGTATGTACTCGTCTAGCGGGTAGCCCCCTCTTACGGTTTCACGGTGCTGCCTTTGCAGCACCTGCACAAATCAGCTTTAAATACCGATGATATTAACCGGGGCATTGTGAGGTGGAGGATGGGGCTTGGCATGGCGTAACATAATGTCGTCTGTCTTCTCAAAGGTTCTAGACCACGTGGTGGAGGCTTGCATCCGGGGAGAAGACGAGAAGGCATGTAAGGAGGCGCTTTTAGCTGCGGCAGACACGCTTTACACACCACTAAAACCCGTGGATACGGGTCTAGGCGTTGCCAGGATGATAGCCTCAAGGCTAGCAGCAATAGCGGCGAATGCCGTGCTACAGTTAGCTAGGAGTGAGAGTAAGGAGGCAACTATCCGAGCTGCATACGAGCTTTTGAAGGAGAGCCGCGATGACGATGTCAATGATCTTGTGAAGAAGCTGTTAAACGAGGCTGGAGCTAGTATCTATGAGCCAGCAGTTTCGCGTGAAGCCAGGGAGTCCCTCTTCAGCGACCTCAAAGCCTACTTCGAACCCGAACAGCCACAGCTCGTCCTCCGGCGCAGGAGGATACCAAAGAGGTCTGCCGACCCATTGCAGAGTCTTAGGAGGCTCTTGAGAGAGCTAGGACGGCAGGACCCCATACTAGCCAGGCAGCTATCCATGGAGCTGAAAAGGAGAGGTGTAAGCGTCTAAGATTCTTCCTCCTCAGAGGCAAAATAGTCATGGACAACACTTACGACAGCTATGACTGCCGCAGCAGCAGCGTATTCTGTCGAGAGGGTTACGCCCGGCGCAAAGTCTAGTACGAGGTTTGCAAAGCGGTATACACCCTCAGGTATGCCCTCCCTAGACCCAAACAACATGTTTACCCGACGGCCACTACGGAGAAGCTCGTAGAGGTCCTTGGCCCGCTTCGAGACCGGATCTCCCTCAGGCTCGAAGACTATTATGGGTTCGTTGAAGCGGCTCCTAACAAGCTGGTATAGATCCTGTACATAGACGGGGACCTTGTATACTTGTCTACCATAGCTCTTCACTTGCACCTGGTACCTAGACTCGATACCCTCGAAAACTCCTTCAAGGAATGTTTTGAGCTGGAGCGCATCAACAAGCCCTATAGGAGCTATGACGAGTTCTCCCACCTCGAAGTTCTGCACCTCTCTACCTATCCTCACACCCATCGTCTTGCAAGCATCGAGAGGGCCTAGGTAAGGCATCTGCACTATAGCTATGCGGCGCAGCAGCTTGTAGACGGGATACTTGCCTGGCCGCATCTTCTTCCACTCCTTGGAGCCGGGATAGAAGGCTATGAATGCCCGGTCAGCAATTATCTCAACAGCAACAACCTTGTCGGGAAACCTCAGGTTTACCCGTGCACCAGTAGCCCTCCTAACAGCATCGCCCACGACCACGTTTACGTCTATGCTTGTAAAGTTGTGGCGCCCACGCCTAACAGTCCGAACAGCAAAGGTTTCATTGCTAGAGATGTACTGCGGCGCTAGCTCCGCTGCAACCCTAGCAATCTCACGGGGATCCGCAGGCGCACACCCTTCAATGACGACGATCTTCTCTGCCTCTGGAATACGCTTCTCTAACTCCTCAGCCACCTTGTACTTGTCGCGGGAAGGCCTAACCAGAACCAGGCCCTTAAACCCACGCGGCGCAGGTATAACCTCTGCACCCGGATCAATCTCGGCTATATAGCTCGCTGCTACGCGCTCCATACCAAGCACAGTTTTTACAAGAATGTAGTCACACCGGCCGCCAGCGCCGCTAGACAATACCCAACCCACCCACAGCTAAGGCCTGGGAATTGTATGCCAGGGAAAGAACTCAGCATTGAATAGCTGAGGAATTTAGGAGTAGGCTTGTAATGGGAAAATGTTTGGACAGAGCGCTAGCGGACTTCGTACATTAGTGGTGATACTACTACTGCTGGCTGTGGTTTGCCGTCTGGTCCGGGTACCGTGAGTAGCTTTGACTTGTATATCTCGACCTTTCTTAGCGGATAGATCTTCTTTGCTGCCTCGAATATCTCGTTGGCTAACTGGCCGAAGAGCATTGCTTTTATGAGTTCGTCTAGTGTCATCTCGGCTGCCCGCTTGGTTATTATCTCACCCATTATCTTACGTATAGCCCTCTTCTGGCTTGTCTTACACCTGTAGGTTGTGAGTACTACACCGGTTATCCTCAGCCCATAGCCATCCTTGGTCTGCACGTTGAATATACCCTGTATCTTGCTACTCTTCCTCCTTATGAGGCTCTTCATGTAGTCCCTTGCCAGCTCGTGACCCTTAAACCTCGTGTAGGCTTTCAAGTTCTCCTCATCGACATCTACAATCTGGAAGAAGAGGTGGACATGTACTAGCGAGAAGTCGCCGGTTATGTCGTATAGCGTCGTCTCCATAACCCTGCCTATCAGCTTTCTTGGATCGTCAGCTGGCGTGGTACCCAACACTACGTTACCAAACACGGGCGGTGCTATAACCTCATACCACTTCTTGAGCCTCCACTTGTCGCGGATGCTAACCGCCCTACGACTCATTACCCGGTACCCCCGAGCCTGCCGTGTTGCTGGCCCGGCTCCTTTAAAGTCTTAGCAGTAGCTTCAAGTGTTTTGAGGAGGGCGTAGAGAAACTCCAGCATCTCGTCCACAGTGCTCCTTATGGAGCCAAGTTTCCTAGGGTTGTCAACATCAGCCTCTACGGTTATATGAAGCCCCTCATCGTCATAGGATTCGTTTATTCTCATCCAGCTTGGCGCCGTCTCGTCATCCGGCTTAAGTGCTTCTATAGCAGCTTCCGCAACACTCCTCTCAACACCATGTATCGTTAATGTTACCCTTATCCGGGCTTTGCTAGCAGCTTGCTGCATTAACCCACCCCCATACACTAGCCTCTATGGGTGCTATACAACCCGACTCTACGAGTTGCACTAGTTGCTGGTAGCCTAGACGGCTCGC
This DNA window, taken from Hyperthermus butylicus DSM 5456, encodes the following:
- a CDS encoding metallophosphoesterase; its protein translation is MLRLLIISDVHAAFKKLEKLAAIERDIVVLAGDLARCGSVEEAARVLEILAAQGAPVVWVPGNCDARSLADYTGPSNTFNVHGRVVEVNGLVFVGVGGSTPTPFSTPFEMGEDEVAAVLSKAFNSVAGRHARLVLVTHSPPYASGLDRIRGGEYVGSKSVRKALAEARPLLAATGHIHEAWGVASVEGVTVVNPGSLAEGRYAIALVDLEMGVVVVRTQRLG
- a CDS encoding chloride channel protein, with translation MRRLRIPSLEKWVMLGTLVGVVSGLAGTLLTVGIEVIAELFAEYSGIDLIKGEVSEPSLVLPLLVALGGLASGLLTYMFAPEAEGHGTDSVLEAFHWRGAFIRPRVPLVKLAASSALIGLGGSAGKEGPIALIGAGFGSVLADILHLTRNERRLLVLAGVAGGISAVFRAPLGAMLFALEVPYKRDMEVEAILPLGVASIVAYVASVTILGSGRLLWLPEVGLQSSLELVLYAVLGIVAGLVAKVYVRLFYEIRDAFKVLPIPVMLKPALGGLVAGFIGLLLPHTLGQGYPFLERALLGKLALPVIVAAIIGKMLTNAFSIASGGSGGVFAPSLFIGGMLGAAFAQLYTDNPATIASFSVVGMAAFFAAAGKVPFTSIIIVSEITRGYELIVPSVVAVTLSYVVSGQDSIYEKQVNTRADSPYFLRELGERLLRQIKVRDIMTRSVVVVRPDDPLKRVIELTAETHHTGFPVVVDGRVVGMITLSDVLRYRHSELGKVKVKEAMTRSVIAVLPDDSLADALRKMLRYGIGRLPVVENYESMKLIGIITKKDIVRAYETIRSIP
- a CDS encoding SPOUT family RNA methylase, with amino-acid sequence MSSGAGGRCDYILVKTVLGMERVAASYIAEIDPGAEVIPAPRGFKGLVLVRPSRDKYKVAEELEKRIPEAEKIVVIEGCAPADPREIARVAAELAPQYISSNETFAVRTVRRGRHNFTSIDVNVVVGDAVRRATGARVNLRFPDKVVAVEIIADRAFIAFYPGSKEWKKMRPGKYPVYKLLRRIAIVQMPYLGPLDACKTMGVRIGREVQNFEVGELVIAPIGLVDALQLKTFLEGVFEGIESRYQVQVKSYGRQVYKVPVYVQDLYQLVRSRFNEPIIVFEPEGDPVSKRAKDLYELLRSGRRVNMLFGSREGIPEGVYRFANLVLDFAPGVTLSTEYAAAAAVIAVVSVVHDYFASEEEES
- a CDS encoding 30S ribosomal protein S3ae — its product is MSRRAVSIRDKWRLKKWYEVIAPPVFGNVVLGTTPADDPRKLIGRVMETTLYDITGDFSLVHVHLFFQIVDVDEENLKAYTRFKGHELARDYMKSLIRRKSSKIQGIFNVQTKDGYGLRITGVVLTTYRCKTSQKRAIRKIMGEIITKRAAEMTLDELIKAMLFGQLANEIFEAAKKIYPLRKVEIYKSKLLTVPGPDGKPQPAVVVSPLMYEVR
- a CDS encoding KEOPS complex subunit Pcc1, with protein sequence MQQAASKARIRVTLTIHGVERSVAEAAIEALKPDDETAPSWMRINESYDDEGLHITVEADVDNPRKLGSIRSTVDEMLEFLYALLKTLEATAKTLKEPGQQHGRLGGTG